A genomic region of Alligator mississippiensis isolate rAllMis1 chromosome 4, rAllMis1, whole genome shotgun sequence contains the following coding sequences:
- the SP6 gene encoding transcription factor Sp6 — protein sequence MLTAVCGSLGNQHSDTPCASPTHLDLQPLQTYQPHASSEAGGDFSSLQPPELPHLPLVVPDVEFSATPSYDLHGSSRIDLDSDNPLAPSSYSKLLQTPPEMAHHYEPWFRPSHPSNAAEDSSVNPWWDLHAGSSWMDLQHGQGGLQAPGHTGGLQPALGGYGSTEHQLCGPPHHLLPSAQHLMGQEGVKQLESPQDPHVLEQAMDSTARPKSSRRSMPRSSGQAVCRCPNCQEAERVGPCPDSAKKKHLHNCHIPGCGKAYAKTSHLKAHLRWHSGDRPFVCNWLFCGKRFTRSDELQRHLQTHTGTKKFTCPVCSRVFMRSDHLSKHMKTHEGTKEGAEGEGKGGADLPGKGKREPDAGSSSTLTQPN from the coding sequence ATGCTAACAGCTGTCTGTGGCTCTCTTGGCAATCAGCACTCGGACACACCTtgtgcctcccccacccacctggacCTGCAGCCACTGCAGACTTACCAGCCTCACGCCAGCTCCGAGGCAGGAGGTGACTTTTCCTCTCTCCAGCCCCCAGAGCTCCCACACCTGCCCTTGGTGGTCCCTGACGTAGAGTTCTCGGCCACCCCTAGCTATGACCTGCATGGCTCTTCACGGATAGACTTGGACAGTGACAAcccgctggctcccagctctTACTCCAAGCTCCTGCAGACACCTCCTGAAATGGCTCACCACTACGAGCCCTGGTTCAGGCCCTCACACCCCAGCAATGCTGCTGAGGACAGCAGTGTGAACCCCTGGTGGGACCTtcatgctggatccagctggaTGGACCTTCAACATGGTCAAGGTGGCCTCCAAGCGCCAGGCCACACGGGGGGActccagccagcactgggggGCTATGGCTCCACCGAGCACCAGCTCTGCGGTCCGCCTCACCACCTTTTGCCCTCTGCCCAGCACCTGATGGGCCAGGAAGGGGTCAAACAGCTTGAATCTCCGCAGGATCCCCATGTTCTTGAGCAGGCCATGGACAGCACTGCTAGGCCGAAGAGCTCGAGACGATCCATGCCACGGAGCTCTGGTCAGGCTGTGTGCCGCTGCCCAAACTGCCAGGAAGCTGAGAGGGTAGGACCGTGCCCAGACAGTGCCAAGAAGAAGCACCTTCACAACTGCCACATTCCTGGATGTGGCAAGGCTTATGCCAAGACGTCCCACCTGAAGGCCCACCTGAGGTGGCACAGTGGGGACCGCCCCTTTGTCTGCAACTGGCTTTTCTGCGGCAAGCGCTTCACCCGGTCTGATGAGCTCCAGAGACACCTCCAGACCCACACAGGCACCAAGAAGTTCACCTGCCCCGTGTGCAGCCGGGTCTTCATGAGGAGTGACCACCTCAGCAAACATATGAAGACACATGAAGGCACCAaggagggggcagaaggagaggggaagggtggggcagaCCTTCCAGGGAAAGGGAAGCGAGAGCCCGATGCCGGAAGCTCCAGCACCCTCACCCAGCCCAACTGA